The sequence GTTTCGCGGGTTGTCTGAACCCGCTCTTCGGCTTCTGCCGCCCTTGCACGGGCCATATCGGCTTCTGCCTGGGCCGCCGACTGTTCCAGCGACTTCCTGTAGAGATCGACGGCCTTCTCCATTTCGGCGGATTCGACCTCACGCTCGCGGTTGACCTCCAGCTTGCGCCGTTCGGTTTCGTGACCGATGCGGGCCTCATCAAGCCCGCGTTCAGAGGCAATACGGGAGCGCTCGATGTCTTCACGAGAGGCAATTTCTGCTTCACGAAGCGCCTGCATGCGGGCAACTTCCAGCTGCTCCAGCGACCGCTTGCGCTCCAGTCGGGCCGCATCCAGCGCCTGCTCCCGCTCAACATCAGTACGGTCCACATCGCGCTGGGCGGCAATTTCAGCCTGCTTGATCCTGGCCTCGGCACCGGCACGTTCCGCCTTCGCCTCGGCAACAGCCACAACACGCTGCTCGTCGGCCTGCTCGATGATTGTCTTGCGGTCAATGTCCACCAGGTCGCGGGCTTTGGACGCTTCAATGCGCTCCTTGTCCACGTTCAGTTCAACATTGATACGTTCACGCTCGACCTTGTCACGCTTGGAAATCTCGCGGGTCTCAACAGCTTCATCGCGTCCGATTTCCCGGTCGCGAATGTCCTGTTCCGCTGCAATGCGTTCAGCCTTGACCGTCTTCTCCTGGGCCACGCGGGCTGCTTCAATTGCCTCGTTTGCGGCAATCTGCGCCTGGTCGAGCGCCTTGTTGCGTTCGATCTCGAGATTGCGGATTTCCTCATCACGTGAAATCTGGTCGCGCGAGGTTTCCTTCTCTTTCTCGATCGTCACCTTGTCGACAACCCGCCGTGACTCAGCCTGGGTGCTTTCAACAGCCTCCTGCCGCTGGATCTCACGCACCCTGATTTCGGTTTCCGCAACAATGCGTTCTGCATCCACCTTCTTCTTCTGGGCAATGCGCGCAGCATCTGTGGCTTCCTGTGCCGAGACTTCACGCAGTGTGGTTTCTTCCGTGCGCGCAATCCGCTCAGCATCAATTTTTGCCTGCTGGGCAAGCCTTGCCGTCTCGGTCACCTCGGATGCACTGATCTGGGCCGTGTCAACCGCCCGGTTGCGGGCGATCTCGCGTTCGCGCAGGTCCTGTTCGAAGGCGATACGCTCTGCGGCGATCTTCTTCTCCTGCGCGATACGGGCCGCTTCAGTTGCCTCTGCGGAGGCAATCTCGGCTTCCTGAATGGCTTGTGTCCGGCGAATATCGCGCGCCTTGGTCGCCTGCTCGCTGTCGATACGTTCCACAGCCAGTTTCATTTCCTGGGCGATACGGGTTGCTTCGACCGCTTCACGAGCCGCAATTTCGGCTTCGTCGATGGCCCGGTTGCGTTCTATCTGCAGCGCCCGCAGGCGTTCTTCCTGGCCGATGCGTGATACTTCCGTGGACTCACGCGCCACGATATCAGCCTCTTCCAGCGTCCGGCGCTGCTCGATTTCCAGCGCGCGGGTTGCCTGGTCGGATGCAATCCGCTCAGCGGCAAGTTTCTTCTCGCGCGCAATCCGGGCAGCTTCGGTCGCCTGCTGAGCCGCAATCTCGGCTTCTTCCAGCGCCTTCTGCCGGTCAATTTCGAGAGCGCGGATTTGCTTGTCTGACGCGATCCGGTCGCTATTGACCTCTGTTTCCTGGGCGATGCGCAATTTTTCAGTTGCTTCGCGAGACGCAATCGTGGCCGCTTCCACCGCTTGGCCGCGGGCAATTTCGCGGCGTTGGGTATCTTCTTCCTTCGCGATACGGGCTTCGGATACCGTGCGTTCCTGTTCAATGCGCGCACGTTCCGTCGCTTCAGTTGCCGCAATTTGGGCGTGCTCGATGGACTGGCGCCGCTCAATTTCTTGGGCTTCAGTCTGCTGTTCATTGGAAATCCGGGCTTCACTGACGTGACGTTCCTGCTCGATACGGGCACGTTCGGTCTTTTCCCGTGCGCCGATCTCGGCGGCTTCCACCGCCTGCTGGCGTTCGATTTCCTGCTGCCGGATATCGCGTTCAGACGCAATCCGGGCTTCTGAGATCTGCCGTTCCTGCGCAATGCGCTGAGTCTCGATGGTTTCGCGGGCGGTAATCTGCGCACGCTCGGCATCGGTTTCCCGCTCGGCACGTTCACGCGCCAGTTCGGCACGCTGCTGGGCGCGGCGGAACTCGACATCGCGTTCCTGGGTCAGACGCGCTTCTTCGCTCTCACGTTCGATTTCCAGCGCCTGCTTCTCAGCTTCCAGGTTTCGTGAGCGAATGCGGATCATCGAATCCTGTTCGATGTCATTGCGCACCTTGCGCTTGGCCTCGATGTCCTCGATCAGCCGGGTCAGACCGTCTGCATCAAACCGGTTGGACGGGTTGAAGTACTCCAGCCCGGTCTGGTCGATATCCTTGATGGCAACAGATTCCAGTTCAAGGCCGTTCAGGTCGAGGCCGTCCTGCGCCACCTGCGCCACACGCTCGACATAAGAACCGCGCTGCTCGTGCATCTCCTCCATGGACATTTCCGACGCAACCGACCGCAGGGCTGAAATGAACTTGCCTGACAACAGCTCATGCAGCCTGCCCTGTTCCAGGGTTCGCCTGCCCAGTGTGGATGCGGCTATGGAAACGGACTGGCGGGACGGGCGCACCCGGACATAGAATTCAGCTTCCACATCGACACGCATCCGGTCCTTGGTGATCAGCGCCTGTTCCTTCTCGCGCACGACTTCGAGAGGCAGCGTGTTCATGTTGACAGGCGTTATGTCGTGGATGATCGGCCACACGAAAGCGCCGCCATCAATCACCACTTTTTCTCCCAGGAAACCGGTCCTGACAAAGGCCACTTCCTTGGTGGACCGGCGATACAGCCAGTTCATCACCCAGTAAATGATCGCTATGACGATAACCGCCAGAATGAGCCATAATATAAGCTGGCCAATCAGCTGTCCGGTCATGATCTTCCCTCCAAAACGCTGCCCAGCGGCAGCCCGTTAATTCCGTCGGCCATCAGGCCATCTTTATCGATTTGAAAACCTTCGTCTGCTCCGTCAGGGCTGTCTCTGTCGGCAACCGTTCCATCGACGAGGCACCATAGAACCCATGGCAGTTACTGGTATTTTTCAACACGTATTCAGCGTCATCAGGCATCGCCACCGGCCCGCCATGGACCAGCACGATAACATCCTTGTTGACTTTCAGAGCCGCTTCCGACCAGGCATCAACCTTGCCCGGCACATCCTCTAGCGTTTGCGCCGTTTCCGCGCCGATCGACCCGCCGGTGGTCAGGCCAAGATGGCAGACGATAATGTCGGCGCCTGCCTGCGCCATGGCCGCAGCATCATCCTCGCCGAACACATAAGGCGTGGTCAGCATGTCCTTCTGGTGCGCCTTGGCGATCATGTCGACCTCCAGCGAAAACGACATGCCGGTCTCTTCCAGGTTGGCCCGGAAGGTGCCGTCGATCAGCCCCACGGTCGGAAAATTCTGCACGCCGGAAAACCCGACCCGTTTGAGGTCATCCAGGAACACATCCATCAGCCGGAACGGATCAGTGCCGTTCACGCCAGCCAGCACCGGTGTGTTGGTCGCCACCGGCAGCACCTCCGATGCCATTTCCATGACGATCTGGTTGGCA is a genomic window of Anderseniella sp. Alg231-50 containing:
- a CDS encoding flotillin domain-containing protein yields the protein MTGQLIGQLILWLILAVIVIAIIYWVMNWLYRRSTKEVAFVRTGFLGEKVVIDGGAFVWPIIHDITPVNMNTLPLEVVREKEQALITKDRMRVDVEAEFYVRVRPSRQSVSIAASTLGRRTLEQGRLHELLSGKFISALRSVASEMSMEEMHEQRGSYVERVAQVAQDGLDLNGLELESVAIKDIDQTGLEYFNPSNRFDADGLTRLIEDIEAKRKVRNDIEQDSMIRIRSRNLEAEKQALEIERESEEARLTQERDVEFRRAQQRAELARERAERETDAERAQITARETIETQRIAQERQISEARIASERDIRQQEIERQQAVEAAEIGAREKTERARIEQERHVSEARISNEQQTEAQEIERRQSIEHAQIAATEATERARIEQERTVSEARIAKEEDTQRREIARGQAVEAATIASREATEKLRIAQETEVNSDRIASDKQIRALEIDRQKALEEAEIAAQQATEAARIAREKKLAAERIASDQATRALEIEQRRTLEEADIVARESTEVSRIGQEERLRALQIERNRAIDEAEIAAREAVEATRIAQEMKLAVERIDSEQATKARDIRRTQAIQEAEIASAEATEAARIAQEKKIAAERIAFEQDLREREIARNRAVDTAQISASEVTETARLAQQAKIDAERIARTEETTLREVSAQEATDAARIAQKKKVDAERIVAETEIRVREIQRQEAVESTQAESRRVVDKVTIEKEKETSRDQISRDEEIRNLEIERNKALDQAQIAANEAIEAARVAQEKTVKAERIAAEQDIRDREIGRDEAVETREISKRDKVERERINVELNVDKERIEASKARDLVDIDRKTIIEQADEQRVVAVAEAKAERAGAEARIKQAEIAAQRDVDRTDVEREQALDAARLERKRSLEQLEVARMQALREAEIASREDIERSRIASERGLDEARIGHETERRKLEVNREREVESAEMEKAVDLYRKSLEQSAAQAEADMARARAAEAEERVQTTRETEEANRRRSVDVVMAEKAAAEARIAAEADQIRAAVEAEAQKLLYEAENVLSDEARFGLFRRKLLDKVEGIVAASVKPMEKIQDIRIMQLDGMNTGGGSGGSGGDGGGGGKGTPTDEVINSALRYRVQAPMVDSLLADIGIDGSNLSKQGGLIREASDMQRIAKEAGRSSGDGKSDDGGSSGDTGKSSGDDDTKAKK
- a CDS encoding phosphoenolpyruvate hydrolase family protein; translation: MARFERAAIVERFRGMIDRGEPIVGGGAGTGLSAKCEEAGGIDLIVIYNSGRYRMAGRGSLAGLMPYGDANQIVMEMASEVLPVATNTPVLAGVNGTDPFRLMDVFLDDLKRVGFSGVQNFPTVGLIDGTFRANLEETGMSFSLEVDMIAKAHQKDMLTTPYVFGEDDAAAMAQAGADIIVCHLGLTTGGSIGAETAQTLEDVPGKVDAWSEAALKVNKDVIVLVHGGPVAMPDDAEYVLKNTSNCHGFYGASSMERLPTETALTEQTKVFKSIKMA